A genomic stretch from Porphyromonadaceae bacterium W3.11 includes:
- a CDS encoding IS256 family transposase, with amino-acid sequence MQFKEILSNVMTEPNGVGRLMELIIEIAMQGERELYKEDSGDVSNGYRPRRIFASGNMLELRVPRTRQQGFMPLILGVLKDQEKEMGELAGYLYSCGNTMEDISGVFECLYGKRYSTSQINRLSLSTQEAVEEWRQRRLPRTLEALVIDATYLPVRRGESVSKEAFFVVMSLDSEGRRDIVGVYNNPTEGSGIWGEFFEDLKSRGLEEVGLIISDGLNNIEEVAREHFTEVEVQLCTVHLQREITRKIRPRDKSAIASDLQEVFSKDGSRSSPLDGLESFKNFAFRWRKSYPFLTKIANGQRIEYYFTYLKYDVSVRKYIHSTNWIERFNRQVKKGARYKCALPSVESALHLIGSIAINANYLKKRIGDLTLGLRKNNEK; translated from the coding sequence ATGCAATTTAAGGAAATTCTATCAAACGTGATGACAGAGCCAAATGGAGTTGGTCGTTTAATGGAGTTAATCATCGAAATAGCGATGCAAGGGGAGAGGGAACTGTATAAAGAAGATAGTGGCGATGTGAGCAATGGATACCGCCCCCGTCGCATCTTTGCGAGTGGTAATATGCTAGAATTACGAGTACCCCGAACTCGACAGCAGGGCTTCATGCCCTTGATTTTAGGCGTTCTCAAAGATCAAGAGAAAGAGATGGGAGAACTAGCAGGTTATCTATATAGCTGCGGTAATACGATGGAGGATATCTCTGGAGTATTCGAGTGTTTGTATGGTAAACGTTATAGTACGAGTCAAATCAATCGTCTCTCCTTATCGACCCAAGAAGCAGTAGAAGAGTGGCGTCAAAGACGTCTACCGAGGACTTTAGAGGCACTTGTTATCGATGCTACATATCTTCCTGTACGGAGAGGAGAAAGTGTGAGCAAGGAGGCATTTTTTGTAGTGATGAGTTTAGATAGCGAAGGACGTCGAGACATCGTGGGTGTCTATAATAATCCAACAGAGGGAAGCGGCATCTGGGGCGAGTTTTTTGAGGATCTAAAAAGCCGAGGACTCGAAGAGGTAGGACTAATCATTTCAGACGGGTTGAATAACATTGAAGAGGTTGCACGTGAGCACTTTACAGAAGTGGAAGTCCAGCTCTGCACGGTGCATCTACAGCGAGAAATAACTCGAAAGATACGCCCTCGAGATAAGTCAGCCATCGCAAGTGATCTACAGGAGGTCTTTAGTAAAGACGGCTCAAGAAGCTCACCTTTAGATGGCCTAGAGAGCTTTAAAAACTTTGCGTTCAGATGGCGTAAGAGCTATCCTTTTCTCACAAAAATAGCTAACGGTCAGAGGATAGAGTATTACTTCACATACCTAAAATACGACGTCAGTGTTCGCAAGTACATTCATAGTACTAACTGGATAGAACGCTTCAATAGACAGGTAAAGAAAGGGGCTCGATATAAATGTGCATTACCTAGCGTAGAATCCGCTCTACACTTGATAGGTAGTATTGCAATCAATGCAAACTATCTGAAGAAAAGAATAGGAGATCTAACTCTTGGACTTAGGAAGAACAATGAAAAGTAA
- a CDS encoding S46 family peptidase encodes MRYLKTIILGLALMLLATNARADKGMYLINQLKQENIQRMQELGLKLTPEQIYSADGNSLSSAVVIFGNGCTGVTVSNKGLIFTNHHCGYGSIQSQSSVEHDYLRDGFVAHNFSEELPIPNLVVRYLKEFVDVTPEVMAAASGIDDEMERIKAQQEVMNQITEPYKGMKNVEASVYAFYERNAFFLVVYDVFTDVRMVLAPPTSMGKFGADSDNWMWPRHTNDFSVFRVYADKNNEAADYSKDNRPYQPKRFAKISLRGVKEGDYTMTIGFPGSTDRYLSSWGVKNRMENENEPRILVRGLKQDVWSKYMDAEQAIRIQYASKYAGSSNYWKNSIGMNKGLKALDVIGNKRKIENDFAEWVAADAARTQKYGQVLNDLQSAIEASGALTYDRMVLIEALGGTEIGSFMAMPDKDIKKFDADRLYKDFSPKVGRATLPVMLKVVKEKVQPENLPSIYQLIEDEYDNNYELFADYVYDNSVIMNKTAMVEALKNYEAFEKAHDTDPAVVVFDSFYDKIKSINEQLASNRWANLKNRRLFFAGLQEMSDEYLPSDANFTMRLSYGSVGGYTPYDGAYYKYYTTEDGILQKQDPNSSEYYVQPDLLQKFRDKDFGQYAAKDGKLHTDFISNNDITGGNSGSPVFDGEGNVIGLAFDGNWEAMSGDIEFEPNLQRCINVDIRYVLWAIDKYAGADNLIKELDFVR; translated from the coding sequence ATGAGGTATTTAAAAACAATCATTTTAGGACTTGCCCTGATGCTGCTAGCAACAAATGCTAGAGCTGATAAGGGGATGTACCTAATTAATCAGCTGAAGCAAGAGAATATTCAGCGAATGCAGGAACTTGGTCTAAAACTGACTCCTGAGCAGATTTATTCTGCGGATGGCAATAGTCTAAGTAGTGCTGTCGTTATCTTTGGTAATGGATGTACTGGCGTTACTGTTTCGAATAAAGGTCTGATTTTTACTAACCACCACTGTGGTTATGGATCTATTCAGAGCCAAAGCTCAGTAGAGCATGATTATTTGAGAGATGGTTTTGTGGCTCATAATTTTTCAGAAGAGCTTCCAATTCCAAATCTTGTAGTAAGATATCTCAAGGAATTCGTCGATGTCACACCAGAAGTTATGGCTGCAGCTTCAGGTATTGATGATGAGATGGAGCGTATCAAAGCTCAGCAAGAAGTGATGAATCAGATCACTGAGCCTTACAAGGGGATGAAGAATGTAGAAGCTAGTGTCTATGCATTCTATGAGCGTAATGCTTTCTTCTTGGTAGTATATGACGTATTTACCGACGTCCGTATGGTATTAGCCCCACCGACATCTATGGGTAAGTTTGGTGCTGACTCTGATAACTGGATGTGGCCGCGTCACACTAATGACTTCTCTGTATTCCGTGTCTATGCAGACAAGAATAACGAAGCTGCAGATTATTCAAAGGACAATAGACCATACCAGCCAAAGCGTTTTGCTAAGATCTCTCTTAGAGGTGTTAAGGAAGGGGACTATACCATGACCATCGGATTCCCAGGTAGCACTGACCGCTATCTAAGTAGCTGGGGTGTGAAGAATCGTATGGAGAATGAAAATGAACCTCGCATCTTAGTCCGTGGCTTGAAGCAAGATGTATGGAGTAAGTACATGGATGCAGAGCAGGCTATTCGTATTCAATATGCAAGTAAGTATGCAGGCAGTTCTAACTATTGGAAGAACTCTATCGGCATGAATAAAGGCCTTAAGGCTCTAGATGTGATAGGTAATAAGAGGAAAATCGAGAATGATTTTGCTGAGTGGGTAGCTGCTGATGCTGCACGCACCCAGAAATATGGTCAGGTCTTGAATGATCTTCAATCTGCTATTGAAGCTAGTGGAGCACTTACCTATGATCGCATGGTGCTAATTGAAGCTCTAGGTGGTACCGAAATTGGCTCCTTTATGGCAATGCCTGATAAGGACATTAAGAAGTTTGATGCAGATAGATTGTATAAGGACTTCAGTCCTAAGGTAGGTCGTGCTACACTTCCTGTGATGTTGAAAGTCGTTAAGGAGAAGGTACAGCCTGAAAACCTACCATCTATTTATCAGTTAATCGAAGATGAGTATGATAATAACTATGAGCTATTTGCTGACTATGTATATGATAACTCAGTGATCATGAATAAGACCGCTATGGTAGAGGCTCTTAAGAATTATGAGGCTTTTGAAAAGGCTCATGATACAGACCCTGCAGTCGTAGTCTTTGATAGCTTCTATGATAAAATCAAGAGTATTAACGAACAGTTAGCCTCAAACAGATGGGCTAACCTTAAGAATCGTCGTCTCTTCTTTGCTGGTCTTCAGGAAATGAGTGATGAGTATCTGCCAAGTGACGCAAACTTTACTATGCGTCTCAGCTATGGTAGTGTAGGTGGTTATACCCCTTACGATGGTGCGTACTATAAGTATTATACTACTGAGGATGGTATTCTTCAAAAGCAAGATCCTAATAGCAGTGAGTATTACGTTCAGCCAGATCTACTTCAGAAGTTTAGAGATAAGGACTTTGGCCAGTATGCCGCAAAAGATGGCAAGCTACATACCGACTTCATCTCTAACAATGATATTACTGGTGGTAACTCTGGTAGCCCTGTATTTGATGGCGAGGGTAATGTCATCGGTCTTGCTTTTGACGGAAACTGGGAAGCAATGAGTGGTGATATTGAGTTCGAACCAAACTTACAGCGTTGTATCAACGTGGACATCCGCTACGTATTGTGGGCGATTGATAAGTACGCTGGTGCAGATAATCTCATCAAAGAATTAGATTTTGTGAGATAA
- a CDS encoding beta-propeller fold lactonase family protein, which yields MRNINIIRLLQLFFLTLFTALIFSSCGVLSQVGQEKHPERVSKSRHELLLVVSADGLVNSYAFNPTALTAEHTGSYSTKAPASIVLNRTDNVLYIANNISNNATVTATKFNKSSGELAPLNQASVKGKGPVAIDIFDDRLISANQIDGSITLFHLDKISGSLYEADWRIDLGEGQISNPTDVTFTKDGAHLYVVDKGQDKVFHFRSHGTTPPLTIDNHNTILPKGSKPIELVFDNTGKDAYLLCEDDPNIYHFRYNDGDLELISKYDTSKASGTKGTAIAINPNGQYVYTTHSGRSNGLTVFSRNTSTGALSKIETQKTGLHPSKIALSPDGKLVAIAAEGDSEVRIYRFNPSTGLMTTAGTVIKISNPVDIIWKAFF from the coding sequence ATGAGAAATATAAATATCATAAGACTTTTACAACTTTTTTTCTTGACTCTTTTTACGGCATTGATTTTTTCTAGCTGTGGTGTCTTGTCGCAAGTCGGACAGGAAAAGCATCCTGAAAGAGTTTCAAAAAGCAGACATGAATTGTTACTCGTTGTTTCTGCGGATGGTTTAGTCAATAGTTATGCTTTTAATCCTACTGCATTAACGGCAGAGCATACCGGAAGTTATTCAACGAAGGCTCCCGCTTCGATCGTCCTCAATCGCACAGATAATGTTCTCTATATTGCTAATAATATATCTAATAATGCTACCGTAACCGCTACAAAATTCAATAAAAGCTCCGGAGAGTTAGCTCCTCTTAATCAGGCTTCTGTGAAGGGAAAGGGGCCAGTAGCAATTGATATTTTTGATGACAGATTAATCTCTGCGAATCAAATCGATGGTAGTATCACTCTTTTCCACCTGGATAAGATTAGTGGCAGTTTATACGAAGCAGACTGGAGAATAGACTTAGGAGAGGGACAGATCTCAAATCCTACAGATGTAACGTTCACAAAAGATGGTGCTCACCTGTATGTCGTGGATAAGGGACAAGATAAGGTCTTTCATTTCAGATCACATGGGACGACACCTCCATTAACTATTGATAATCATAATACCATTTTACCAAAGGGAAGTAAGCCCATCGAGTTAGTTTTCGATAACACTGGTAAGGATGCGTACCTATTGTGTGAGGATGACCCCAATATTTATCACTTCAGATACAATGATGGCGATTTAGAACTAATCAGTAAGTACGATACAAGTAAGGCTAGTGGGACAAAGGGGACTGCAATAGCTATTAATCCGAATGGTCAATATGTGTATACAACACACAGTGGGCGTTCTAATGGTCTGACTGTATTCTCTAGAAATACAAGTACTGGTGCGTTATCCAAGATTGAGACACAAAAAACTGGGCTACATCCTAGTAAGATAGCATTAAGCCCAGATGGTAAACTAGTGGCTATCGCTGCTGAAGGAGATTCCGAAGTGCGGATATATCGTTTTAATCCATCTACTGGCTTGATGACCACCGCTGGAACGGTTATAAAGATAAGTAATCCGGTTGATATTATATGGAAAGCATTCTTTTAA
- a CDS encoding GLPGLI family protein, protein MNNHRIDLCLLVIFLTLLSDNVVKAQQDTLQLKVWYITKFKTYEEQKRPQEEKTILEVGAVRRNFFSPIVNRKEFVVDSLTRAGVSRDEFLSEIYKYPSPKFVDRFFINFPKPGKLTSTHKSMTYYTYEEDIEQPQWRLLSDTLSIVGYPCIAAECDYRGRQWKAYYTLSIPVDAGPWKLSGLPGLILRAEDSTGDFSFECVGIQKGKGKLLFTPTLKKHVSCTRQELMELIRRAKKDFVGYMKQYGLDATQSWDANGNPIKYKPQTALFLDN, encoded by the coding sequence ATGAATAATCATAGGATCGACTTATGCCTTCTCGTTATTTTTCTGACGCTACTCTCAGATAATGTAGTCAAGGCTCAACAGGATACGCTTCAACTAAAGGTATGGTATATCACTAAGTTCAAAACTTATGAAGAGCAAAAAAGACCACAAGAAGAGAAAACTATCCTAGAGGTAGGTGCCGTTCGTCGTAACTTTTTTTCACCCATAGTGAATCGGAAAGAGTTTGTAGTTGATAGTCTAACAAGGGCAGGCGTCTCACGTGATGAATTTCTAAGTGAGATATATAAATACCCCAGTCCAAAATTTGTAGACCGATTCTTTATAAACTTCCCTAAACCAGGCAAACTCACCTCTACCCACAAGTCGATGACATATTACACGTATGAAGAGGATATCGAACAGCCCCAATGGCGGTTGCTGAGTGATACCCTTAGTATCGTGGGCTACCCTTGTATAGCTGCTGAATGTGACTATCGAGGTCGCCAATGGAAAGCATACTATACCCTTTCCATCCCTGTAGATGCAGGGCCATGGAAGCTCTCGGGATTGCCAGGATTAATATTAAGAGCGGAGGACTCAACAGGAGACTTCTCATTCGAATGCGTTGGTATTCAAAAGGGGAAGGGTAAACTATTATTTACCCCTACACTAAAAAAACATGTCTCATGTACACGACAAGAGTTAATGGAATTAATTAGGAGAGCAAAAAAGGATTTTGTCGGCTATATGAAACAATATGGTTTAGATGCCACCCAATCTTGGGATGCCAATGGGAACCCTATAAAATATAAACCCCAAACAGCTCTTTTTCTGGATAACTAA
- a CDS encoding acetate kinase, translated as MKILVLNCGSSSVKYKLYDMSDESEITSGAVEKVGLPDSFLKFKHNGEKIQINRELPTQSEAVQLILDTLTDSKYNFLKSYDEIGAVGHRVVHGGETFTKSMVIDDECLKAMNDLIDLAPLHNPANIKGVEAVTKLLPNVKQVAVFDTAFHQTMEPYAFHYALPYRMYKDLKVRRYGFHGTSHRYVSKRACEILGLDYSKAKLITCHIGNGGSIAAVKGGKVLDTSMGLTPTEGLIMGTRSGDVDPGALAFIMEKENMDSKGLSNLVNKESGVAGFSGVSSDMRDIEAAIEAGNERARLIMDMYNHRIKKYVGAYLALLNGADAIIFTGGVGENQAETREYVCEGMSYAGIELDKELNNSVRAKEVVISTDASKVKVMIVPTDEELMIARDTQELVK; from the coding sequence ATGAAAATACTTGTACTCAATTGTGGAAGCTCATCTGTAAAGTATAAGCTCTACGATATGTCAGACGAATCTGAAATCACTTCAGGTGCCGTTGAGAAGGTAGGCCTGCCTGACTCTTTCCTAAAGTTTAAGCACAATGGCGAAAAGATCCAAATCAACCGCGAACTGCCAACTCAGTCAGAGGCGGTACAATTGATCCTAGACACGCTTACCGACTCTAAATACAATTTCCTTAAGAGCTACGATGAGATCGGTGCTGTAGGTCATAGAGTGGTACACGGCGGTGAGACATTCACTAAAAGTATGGTCATTGATGATGAGTGCCTCAAGGCTATGAATGACCTTATAGACCTTGCTCCACTTCACAACCCTGCAAATATTAAGGGAGTAGAAGCAGTGACCAAACTTCTTCCGAACGTTAAGCAAGTAGCTGTATTTGACACTGCTTTCCATCAAACAATGGAGCCTTATGCTTTCCATTATGCTCTACCATACCGCATGTACAAGGATCTAAAGGTACGTCGCTATGGATTCCACGGAACTAGCCACCGCTATGTAAGCAAGCGTGCGTGCGAGATACTAGGGCTAGATTACTCTAAGGCTAAGCTTATCACTTGCCACATCGGTAATGGCGGTTCTATCGCAGCTGTGAAGGGAGGTAAGGTTCTTGATACTAGCATGGGACTTACTCCTACAGAAGGTTTGATTATGGGGACTCGTTCTGGTGACGTGGATCCAGGTGCTCTAGCTTTCATTATGGAGAAAGAGAATATGGATAGCAAGGGACTAAGCAACTTAGTTAATAAGGAATCAGGTGTTGCTGGATTCTCTGGCGTTTCTAGTGATATGCGTGATATCGAGGCCGCTATTGAGGCAGGCAACGAGCGTGCTCGCCTAATTATGGATATGTACAACCATAGAATTAAGAAGTATGTAGGTGCTTACCTAGCACTTCTGAATGGTGCTGATGCTATTATCTTCACTGGAGGCGTGGGCGAAAACCAGGCTGAGACTCGTGAATATGTATGCGAAGGTATGTCATATGCAGGAATCGAACTTGATAAAGAGCTTAATAATAGTGTACGTGCTAAGGAAGTCGTTATTTCAACTGATGCTTCTAAGGTAAAAGTGATGATCGTTCCAACTGATGAGGAGCTAATGATCGCTAGAGATACACAAGAGCTGGTAAAGTAA
- the pta gene encoding phosphate acetyltransferase — translation MQLLENLVAKAKQNKRRIVLPEGLEERTLRAADRLLEDEVAHIILIGKPDEVKAKASELGLKNIDKAEIVCPINNPKKETHANILFELRKAKGMTIEEATKLAENPLYLACLMIKNGDADGEVAGAFNTTGNVLRPALQIIKTAPGIRVVSGAFIMIVNDQKYGDDGVLVFGDCAVMPDPKADELAQIAVSSASTARTLVGMEPRIAMLSFSTKGSAKHDNVDKVAEATKLAQEMAPELSIDGELQVDAALDLATGQKKAPGSKVAGKANVMIFPDLQAGNIGYKLVQRLGGATAIGPILQGIAMPVNDLSRGCSVEDIYYMVAITSNQATAALAKK, via the coding sequence ATGCAGTTATTAGAGAACCTTGTAGCAAAGGCAAAACAAAACAAACGCCGTATCGTACTACCAGAAGGACTTGAGGAGCGTACTCTTCGTGCCGCTGATCGTCTATTAGAGGATGAAGTGGCTCACATCATCCTTATCGGCAAACCTGATGAGGTTAAGGCTAAAGCATCGGAACTAGGATTAAAGAATATTGATAAGGCTGAGATTGTATGCCCTATTAATAACCCTAAGAAGGAAACTCATGCTAACATCCTTTTCGAACTTCGTAAGGCCAAAGGGATGACCATCGAGGAAGCTACTAAACTAGCTGAGAATCCGCTATATCTAGCTTGCTTGATGATTAAGAATGGTGATGCTGATGGCGAAGTTGCGGGTGCCTTCAATACCACTGGTAATGTACTTCGTCCAGCCCTTCAGATCATTAAGACTGCACCTGGGATCCGTGTCGTTAGTGGTGCATTCATTATGATTGTTAATGATCAAAAATATGGCGATGATGGTGTGCTTGTCTTCGGAGACTGTGCTGTGATGCCTGATCCAAAAGCTGACGAACTGGCTCAGATAGCAGTATCAAGTGCTAGTACAGCTCGTACTCTAGTAGGTATGGAGCCACGTATTGCTATGCTTAGCTTTAGCACCAAGGGTAGTGCAAAGCATGATAACGTTGACAAGGTCGCTGAAGCTACTAAACTGGCTCAAGAGATGGCTCCTGAATTATCCATCGATGGTGAGCTACAGGTAGATGCTGCTCTAGACCTAGCTACTGGTCAGAAGAAAGCTCCAGGTAGTAAGGTGGCAGGTAAGGCTAACGTCATGATCTTCCCTGACCTACAGGCTGGAAATATCGGCTACAAGCTGGTACAGAGACTTGGTGGTGCTACTGCAATTGGCCCTATCCTACAGGGTATCGCTATGCCTGTGAATGACCTAAGCCGTGGTTGCTCTGTAGAGGATATCTACTATATGGTAGCTATCACTAGTAACCAAGCTACTGCAGCATTGGCTAAGAAATAA